The region tctaggtgGAGACGTTTGGTAACTGAGAATCTTTTCAAGGAGGAGAATCCAAAAAAGCCTTCTGCTGCTATCTAAGGCTGCTTAGCGCCACAGATCCGTGGGCAGCACGCCCAGAGTACAGAGAACGCGGTAAAACCAACGCGAAGAATCCACTCCAGGCAGTCTGAGAAACCCGGGAGGTGGCGCCACCGATGGAGGGCAGGAGGATGGCGGCGTTCCAAAAGGCACCCGCTGTCACAGACCTCGGTGTCCTGCTGTCTGTCCCAGGGATGGGGAGGACTGCACCAGGGAAGCTGCTGGAGCTTGAGTCTGTCGGGTTCCTCTGCCTGCCCCACCTCTTCTACGGGTGCCTCTTGCCGCTTCTGTGTCCCCGGCCAACTGAACTCAGTGGGCTTCGATGTACTCGGTTCCAAAGTGCTCTGGCCTCCAGGAAAGAGTCCGTTTTGCCAGTAGACTCCGGGTAGCCGCCAGCAAGGACTGGAAAGCAGTCCCAAATCACAGCTGTCCAATGAGTACTCTCCTAGTACCGGATACAAAGGAAGAGGCCACGGCCCACGATCTTCTGAACTCACAATAGGCGGAGGCTGGGGCTCTGGCGCCACCTCTGCGGAATCCCAAGCCCGCTTCACACAGCCAAGATAATGTTGCTCCATCGCTTAAGCCTCAGACCAAAGTTTGCGCTGATCAAGGAGGGATAGTCTTCCTGCACTACCATCAGCCTGAGTATTTATGCTCTCCAGAGCCCGTGGGCGGAGGCCAGTCAGATATTAAGGAACTCAGTAGTAACAAATGCACGAAAAttagtaaacaaatgaaaaacgaTAACATTTTACAGAGTACATAGAACCAAAACGAACCGTAATTCCGACAGAAAAACATAGCGAGAAAATAAACCGAAATGAAATGACACTAAGCAAACCTCGCAGAGAACTAGCGCTACAGAACGCAGGTTTTAAAGAGCGCTGCAAGGGCCAAGAACCACCCGTTTCCGGGAAATGAGCGTTGCTGCCACCGGAAGACTGTCCGCTAGGGCTCTGTGCTAACCACCTTGCAAACGAGAAACTGGCGCGTTGAACTTAGCAAGCGCCGGCACCTAGCGGATAGCGCTAGTATTGCCAAACGAATATCCGTTTCGGCGCCATAAAGGGTGCTGCTAAAGAGAAACAGCATGCTCTTAGAAAAGAGCGGTGCTTCCACACCTAAACACCCTGTTTGgaggaaggaaccaactctgttTCAATGTGTTGTACCAGAAGAATGTGTTGCGGCATTTTAATGTGCGCAGTTGGTGGGTCGCTGCACCGTTCCTTTCCCAGCGCCGGCGGTTTCTCACTGGCAACGCCACGCCTTTGTCAGCGTTATCGGATGCTCTGTGGCGGCAACCTTCTTTCCGCCAAAAGTTGTCTTTTGCAACTGCACAGGCATTTGCTATGGGCAGGTGATCGCTGGGTCCCAGCCCCGCTGGTTTCACAACTTCGCGGGTGCCCCCCACCAACCCCAGCCCGCAGCATAATCGGTGAAGGGAGCCTGCGGTTTCTCCGCCGCGCCTTCGCCCGTTGCGTCCTGCGAAGCCAGTGGAATCGGTGGTCACGAGGTTGGTTTCACCAAGTCGGGCGTTTCCTGGCACCGGCACCGCTCTGCGCTTTTGCTGGCCTAGGCCGGTCTCAGCACCGTTAGGTGCTCTCTAAAGGCGACTGTCTGTCGTGGGTAGGAAAGCTGCTATGGGACCACAGTTTTTTAGAAGTTTCTGGTCGAGCCCAGCTGGCGGTTTTTGGATCGCAGAACCACTGGTTGCGCGGAGCTGGATGTACTTCTGTGGCCGCGCATGTTTCTCTGTCGTATCCCCACGGCTGTCGTCGAAATCGCCGTGTTTCTCTGGCCCCACCGCCACGTGGGCAACTTCTTCAGTGGCTGCGGGGTTCCCTCCACTGAGTTGCTGGTTTTGATCCGCGCTTTCTCCCAGAGTGCAGACCAGACACTTTTCTGTTTGTGTCAGCTGCTAGCTGTGCTGTGCACAGTTTCCTCGTCTCACTGCGGGGCTTTCTCCATCCGAGGCCCTCTAGTGCCGGCGTCGCGGTCGCAGCACCCGGCGTTTCCGTTGGCTCTTTCGCCAGCGGCGCGGAGCTGGCGGTTTTGCTGTCACAGCACTTGTTGCACGGAGTTTCTCGGTAGCCgaacttctcttttttctcaagAGTCGACGGTTTCTTGGTGACAGCACCGTTGGTTGCGCCAAAACAAATGTTGTCCTTGACAACCCCGCCGGCTGCATTCCCTTTCAGGCTCCTGGCACTGCCATTTCGCCGAGCCGTGGTCTCTTGTTCACagctctgtgcctccatttctcgGTGGCGGCAGCCCTCAGGCCGCGGAGCTGAGAGATTCAAAGTCGCAGCTGCCCCAGTTGCGCAGAATCTGGCGTTGCCGGATGGGTGTTGCAGGGCTGGGCGGGGGGAGCCCAACGCTCCTAGGAGCAGGTGACAGGGGAGCTGCAGGGGCACAGTCTCTTCCCAGCGCCGCCGCACGGGTTCCGGCTCAGCCTCCAGAACGCAGTCCTGTGGCGGCGCCGCCGGCGTCTCTGTCGCAGGACCCCACGGTTTCGCGCGTCGTTGGCTTCTTGGTCCTAGGAAGTTTCGATTTCGCTGTGCCTGGGATTTCCACCCCCCTGTCCAAGTAGGAGAATAGCCAAAATGTGATTTCTCAGCCCAAGCAAGTCCTGACTTGAGACAAACACCGGTCTAGCCTTGGCAGCGATATCTATCTAGGCCGTAGGAAGTCACCATTTCCCCATGCGAAGGCGAAGTTACTCTGCGACTCATTTGTCAGCAGCTCCGGGTTTCCAGTAGCCTCGGATTTCTAATCGTAACAACCATGGGGTCAGCGTAGCCTCAAGTTTCTTAGTCCTAGCAAGTTCCCGTTTCCTGCTGGTAAGACTTGCTTTAGCTGCGCAGGAAATGTTTAACTCCTGTGGAAATGTGGGTATCAGCGAATgcgtttttctttgtttttttttgtttgtttgttttgctttgtctttttttttttttttgaaggtttaGTGATAACCAGTTTAGCAGTGTTGGGAGCTCTTATACCAAGTTTGGTTTCGCAATATCGAGTCCCGTCTTAGCTAtgcttgtgtgtttttaaaactcCGGTGGAAGTCAGGAAATGCCGGCGAACGCGATTTCTCAGTTTTACCAAGCTCCCTTTGACAATAGCAAGTCCTGCCCATCGAGACTTTTTCCTCTTGTAGACCAAATCGGGATGTACCAGCTACTACGATTTTTTAGACGTAGCTAAACACGTTTAACCGTGGCTATTTTTGTTTGTCGTAGGAAATTACGACAGGAGCAACCTGCAGGGGTTTAGATCTGACAGAAATATTCTAATGGTAGGCATTGCACCGCTTAGCCATATTTGTAATATCTTCTTTGTAGGGTTAGTTCTCTGTAATTTTTGcttatcttaaaattatttttgtgtcttttgctCTGAGGACAATGTTACcgatgtgtttt is a window of Pongo pygmaeus isolate AG05252 chromosome 4, NHGRI_mPonPyg2-v2.0_pri, whole genome shotgun sequence DNA encoding:
- the LOC129037117 gene encoding annexin-2 receptor, yielding MEQHYLGCVKRAWDSAEVAPEPQPPPIVSSEDRGPWPLPLYPVLGEYSLDSCDLGLLSSPCWRLPGVYWQNGLFPGGQSTLEPSTSKPTEFSWPGTQKRQEAPVEEVGQAEEPDRLKLQQLPWCSPPHPWDRQQDTEVCDSGCLLERRHPPALHRWRHLPGFSDCLEWILRVGFTAFSVLWACCPRICGAKQP
- the LOC129037118 gene encoding uncharacterized protein LOC129037118; the protein is MEAQSCEQETTARRNGSARSLKGNAAGGVVKDNICFGATNGAVTKKPSTLEKKEKFGYRETPCNKCCDSKTASSAPLAKEPTETPGAATATPALEGLGWRKPRSETRKLCTAQLAADTNRKVSGLHSGRKRGSKPATQWREPRSH